The Phreatobacter oligotrophus genome includes the window CGGCGACGGCGCCCAGTCTCCACCATGTCGAGGCGGCTCAAGACACTGTCAGTATGGCTGTCCATACTCACAGTGCTCAACGATTTGCGTCACTCCGCGCAAGGCGGCCTTCGCCGGATGCATACAGGTCGGCCAGGTGTTGGGGCGCGTTCTTGACCTGATCCAGTCGCGCTGGCAGCTCGATCAAGGTGTTTCTGAATTCCATCGTCAGGCATGGAACCGCTCCCTGCGGGAGGCAGACCGGCGGTTCGCATTCATGCGGGACGAGGAATGTGGGCTCCTTGCTACCAGCGAAGCAATCGAGGAGGCCGAACTCTATGTCGCGCGCCTCCACTGCGAAATCCGTCGAACACTTGAACGGGTCGAGGCACTCCGCGTACGCTACGGCATACCGCCCGAAGAGGTTAGGGCGCTTCTTCGCTAGCCAAGCTGGGGGATGTGAGTGGCCAGTGACAAGGCGGGGTGGAAATACGGGTCGGAGCGGATCATATCGTTCCAGTCACGTGCAAAAGCACGTCGCTCCAGTGGATAGGCGTTCACCGCGGTCTTTCCTCGGGTGTAGGACTCCAGGTGCGTGAGGTGCCGGCGGGCCACGACCACGTTCGAGAAGCCTCGTTCGGCGAGCCGATAGCAAAGGTCGATGTCGTTGTACTCGATCGGATAGGCCTCTTCATTGAAGCCGTTTTGGCTCCAAAACAACGACCGCCGGATCATAAGGCAAGCGCCTGTGACCGCGCCGACGCGGTGATCGAGTAGGTTTCGCTCGAGGAGCCCTGCCTGGGAAGGCTCCAGTCCCACATCGATGTGACCGACGAGCCCGGTCAGGCCTGCGACGGCCCCGATATGCTGGAGCCGCCCGTTCCCGAAAAGAAGCTTCATCCCCACTGCCCCGATATCAGGCTGCAGGGCATGGTGCGCCATCGAGCGGATCCAGAGCGGATCGTCGGCGATCACGTCATTGTTCAGAAAAACGAGGAGGGCCCCAGCTGCAATGTAAGCGCCCATATTGCAGAGCCGAGAAAAATTAAAGGGGCCATCGTCCCGAACGATCTTGAAGCACCTGTCTGATTCTAGGCTTCTCAGATAGGTCAGAGACGCTTTCTCGTCCGATCCATTGTCGACGACAATAACCTCAAACTCGGGCCAATCCGACGCCTTGACCGCATCGATGCATCGAGCGAGCAGTCTGTGATTGTTCCGCGTTGGGATGATGATGCTGACGAGGGGCAAACGACGGGCCTCACCGAGGCCGCGTGGCGGACTGCTCCTCGCCGCTCTCTTTACTCTTCCTCCTGAACCGCCTCGCGTGAACAGGATTCGTGAAAGCGGTTTTGGAGTTTGCCCTGCGCCCGGCTTTGCCGTCAGGCACGCGACGCGCCAGAACATGGGAATGGAATTGTAGAAGCCCGTCGAAGCGAGAAGCGGATCATACGCCGTCCGAAACCGCGGCGAATGATGTCGGCCGTCTTCCGACAGCTCATCATCATCTCCGTAGAATGCCGGACTATCGGGTTCAGTCTCGGCTGCGTTCGCCACAGCAAACAAAGTCGTGGGCGGTACGCACCAATCGGAAGGTACAGCCACAATTAGGTCGTCAGACCGCAGGCCTTTGAGAAGCTCCGGATCAGCCGCGACAGCTTGGCGAACATCGATATCGGCGTCATCAATAGACGGCGGTGCCTGTACGATGCTGTGGTGAAGGTAGCGTTGTTGTTGAAGGCTTTGGACCAATGGCCCCTCGGCGAGCGCATCTCCCGAGTTGACGACGACCACACGGATGTGAGGCTGACGGGTCGTTGGGATGGCATCAATGCCGTTTGGGTCGATCGGTCGAAGGTTCGCTTTCCGCCATTCATCATAGCGCGAGAGCGGTGTTCCCGTAACCGCAACCCGCAAGTTGATGCGCTGGGCGGTCCGCATCATCAGGGCGGTCGTCAGAACGGCTAGCGCGGTACGACCGACATTTCGGCTTGCTGCAAGGGCTAGCATGCGAGCTAGCGAAAGCCGCTCGATATGAGCGACTCGGAATCCGAACCAGCCAACCTGCGAACGCGGCGATACACGGACAGCCGTTGTTCCTTCAGGAACAAAACCGATCCAAGATTGCCGTCCGAACGTCGCCGCCGGAAGCACATGATCGGTCGAATCATGGCGGCCCTCGAAACGGACAACCGGGCGCTCGGGAGTCTCGAGAAGACTGCTATCATAGAAAATTCGGACCCAACCTCCCGATACGGGCACGTCAGTCTTGAGTGTGAACCAACAAGGCCGCTCGGTCGCGCGGTAAACGGGACCATCCCCATCGACGCCCCGGTAAGGGATGAGTTCGAAGGAAACCGGCTCCGGTCCAACGAACCTAGCAAAGCCGCTCATCTGGCGAGACGCCCCCTAACTGCCGCCCAGGTCTGCCAGCGCAGCTTCGTAGATCCTGTACGTTTTGGTTTGCTGCGCGCCGGCCATGCGCAGGATGTGGCGCGCAGGTTCATTGTTCTCAAGAACCCACGAGAACTCGACCCATTCGAGCCCAAATTTTCTGCTGCGCTGGACAAGTTGTTCCAGCATGGTCACCACGATCGCGGAACCGAGACCGGCCCCGTGATACTTTTGTTTGATCCCGAGGACGAGAACCCGGGCGGTGCGGGCCCGCTCACGCCGCAGTTGCCAGAGCAGCCTGAGGGAATTGACCAGTCCCAGCTTGCCCTTGAACGGCGCAATGAGCTCATTGATGTTGGGCAGGGCCATCATGACAGCGACCGGCTCGCCGCTGATTTCGACAAAAAGCCCGTAATCAGGCCTCATGATCAATTTCAACTCCTTTGCGAGGTGATCTAGCTCGGGCTGGCTGAATGGGAGGAAGCCCCAGTTGTCCTGCCAGCCGTCATTAAAGATCCGGCCCATATGGTCGAATTCGGCGCGCAGCTCCTTGGTCCGGAGCGGTCGGCTAACAATGGAATGAGCATCTTGCTCACGGCGCGCATAGGCGAGAAACTTCTCCGGAACCATGAAAGGGTTCACGCGCCAGGCGTGGAGGTCCACCGCCTTGACTAATCCTGTTCTTTCAAGCATTCGCCCTGTCCATACGCGGGCATGAGGCATCATGATGGCGGGGGGCGTTTCAAACCCTTCAACCAGACATCCACATTCCTGGTTGATGGAGAGGTTGAAGGGGCCCCGCAGTGTCGTCGCGCCGGCCGCCTTGAGCCACGATGCTGCTGCGGCCACCAGAGCATCAGCCACCCGCTGATCTTCGATGAAATCTGCAAAACCAAACTGACCGATAATCCCGCCGTCCTCGTCCTTCAGGCGCGGATCAAACTGGGCAGATATCCGTCCCACCGGCTTCTGTTTCTGGTAGGCGACGAAGAAAGCGACTGAGGCGATGATGAGGTAAGGATTATGTTTCTTGACCAATCGATGGTGCTCAGATCCATCGCCATGGTCTACGAAATTCGGATCGCCAGAGTGGACGATACGTGGAACCTGAAGCCAATCGCGCACATCCGCCTTCGTTGCGGGATCGATCTGCCTGACTTTCACACCGCTCATCGTTCAAGATTCTTTTGTGACTGGTCGAGGATCTTGACCAAAAGCCAGTCAGGTAACCGGGACAGAACGCCAGCTGCCAAGCGCAGCTGCCAAGGAAAAATGAACTCTTGACGTCGCTTGTCGATAGCGCGCGCGATCAATCGCACCGCATCGTCTAGCGGTACAAGATAGGGCAAGTCCATAGCGAGACTTGCACTCATGTCGGTTGCAACGAAGCCGGGGGCGATATGGGTCACCCTCACGCCAGACTTGCGCATCAGCCGGTCAAGGGCGATCGCGTAAGCTCTGACACCCGCCTTTGCAGCCGAGTAAGCAGGACTGGATGGCAGTGGCACGACCCCAGCCAGCGATCCGATGATTGCGATTTGGCCTGAACGACGCTCAGCAAAGCCCGCGAGAGCAGGCGCAACCGTGTTGATCACCCCTTGAAAGTTGACCTGGCCAATTGCTCTTGCATCGCTCGCATGCTCGCCGCCGGGACCCGCGACGGCCGCCGAGCCGCCGATCCCCGCATTGGCGATAAGAAGTGTGACGGGGCCGTGGGAAGTGTCAGTCACGATCGCGGCGACCGTAGACGCATCTCCCACATCGACTGGGTGGTAGCGAACAATGGCTCCGTCCCGCCTGCAGCTTTCCGCAACCGCCGCAAGAGGTTCTTCCGATCGAGCGAGAAGCGTTAACTGAACGTCCGGCGCCGCGTAATAACGCGCTAGCCCGGCTCCGATGCCACGGGACGCTCCAGTAATCAAAATATGACGCTTAATGGTTCGTCCCCGGGGTCCTCGGCGTGACTGCCGGTAGCGGACCGGCAGAACGCTGCTTGTGTCGCCAATTGTGCGGCTTATGTCAAAGCGCAGTTCCGGGATGGTACTCAAGGTCGAGGCAGCGATCTGTGGTCGACCTGCCTCGGTTGAGCGAAGCCAACCCAGCGCAGACAACTGGCATCGACCCGATGCCAAACCTGTCGTGGCCACCAAGGATCCGGTGCTGGCAGGTAAGCGGTCAATGCCGGGTGAACTCAGAACGCTTGCCGAATCATTCCGCAGTTTGGTCTAGCAGCGCCATCCACTGCCACGAGTGGCGCTATGGGCCGGCCACCGAGACGGATACCAACACGCTGATCGCCACGCGCTTTTCCGGGGACCTGCGTCCTAGTCGATACGAGCGCCCGTCTGCCGCACCAGACGAACGTTCCTCCGCCGAGCACTTCGTGGTCGCAAACGCGCGGCAATCGTAGAGGTCGATGCCGGAACGAAGATCGCGGACGGGAACGACACGCCTATGCCCCCTTGACGCTTGCTATCGTCTCACTCACCAGTGGCAGGCGGTTGGGCGGATCCCCTTTCAACGCGTCGAAAACTAGTCGGCTAGCGATCTGGACGATTACGATATCATCTCAATTTAAGACGACTGGGACGAGTGGGGGCTTGCCTGCTGTGTAGCGGGCGTCCTTGCTAGCGAGAGAGCAGCAGAGCGGTTGAACATGGCAAGTGTCGATGTCGGATAAGGTCATCTCCTCGCTCACATCCGCTAAGGAGCGTCAGTTGCTCAACTGGCTAGCGGAGCGTCTCCCCGAGGCAGCGACCCCCAACATGATGACGGCGATCGGGGCGGCTGGCGGCGTGATCGCTGCAGGGGGATATGCGCTCTCATACTTCGGCCGGTTGTGGCTGATGGTCACCTGTTTTGGCCTCTTCCTCCACTGGTTCGGAGACAGCCTTGATGGCACGCTTGCACGGAAGCGAAACATCGAGCGTCCCCGTTTTGGCATGTTCCTCGATCAGTGCGTTGATATCGGTACTGTCACGCTCATCTTCTTCGGGTTGGGGCTGTCGCCCTGGGTCAGGTTCGATGTCGCCTGCCTCTTCATCATCGGCTACCTGATGCTGGTATCGCTGAGCCATCTGCGCAGCAATGTCCTTGGTGTCTACGACATCGGCTATGGGGGACTTGGACCGACCGAGGGTAGGCTGTTCCTCCTCGCCGTGACCATCGTCATGATGTTCATTCCGCCGATCGTGATGCATGTGTGGCCAGTCCCCATGACCAGCTTCGATCACGTGTTCATCGGCATGGCTCTGTGGACCATGGCGAACTTTGCCATTGGCGCGCGGCGGGTCCTCAAGGATCTCGCTGTCGCAGAACCGCCGCGAACCTATCGCAAGGATGCGAGCTGCGACTGAGATCGCAATCGCCAGAACGCTCCGCGGGGTAGCGCTTGATTGATGGATTTATCGTCGCCTGGCTTGTAATGAGCCTCGGCGCTACGTACGCCGCCTGGAAGTATCGCCAGCTTATGGAGCAGATGGGCGATCCGGCGCAGCCGGCGAAGGCGCTGGTCATCGTGCCGATGAAGGGCCAGACACCTCATACGCGAGCCTTCCTTCAGTCGCTCCTTTCGCAGGATCATCCCGATTACCGCGTTGTGATCGCGGTGGAGAGCCTTGCCGACCCTGCTGTTGCCGCCGCGGACTTTGCAACGCGTGGCCGTCCCGTCGGAGTGAAGGTGGTCGAGGCAGGCCTCAGCGCCGATTGCGGCCAGAAGGTCTGGAACCTCACCCGCGCACTTGATGAGATCGATGCCGTAGATCACCTCGTCGTCATGGCCGATGCTGATGTGATCTTACCTCGGACTTGGCTCTCGAACCTCAATTGGGCCGTCATTGATCAGGGCCAGGATATCGTCACCGGTTACAGGCTCATCGTACCCGCTTCGGAGAGCCTTGCTGCACGGATGCTGACCTCCATCAACCTTTCCTTTGCGCTCGTGCCGCGGATCACCGGCCTGACCGCGGCCTGGGGTGGCACGATGGCGATGCGCCGGGAGACGCTAGAGAAGCTCGAGATTAGGCGCTACTGGCGCAATGCGCTCAGTGATGATCTTCAGCTCACGGCCGCTGCGCGCGACAAGGGCATCCTAGTCCACACCAATCGGCGAACTTTGCTTGTCACCCCCTGGGGCGGGGATATCTCCGCATTCTGGTCATTTGGCGTTCGGCAGTTCCGGATCTTCAGGATGAACAACCCTTTCCTGTTCCTGGGATTGGTCGCCTTCCAACTTCTGCCGATTTTGGGTTGGGGCTCGCTGATCGTCGGCCTTGCGAGCGGCTCTGCCCTCGCTCTCATGACGGCTCCCGTGATGGCCTTTCTGGCCCTGTACCGCCAGAGGTTGCGGTGGCGGGTCGTGCGGGAAGCTTGTGCCGGGATCTGGAACGTCGACGAAAGGCAGCCGTTTTTCGATGCCTTTGGGCGACCCATCTGGTGGCCAGCCTTTTTGGCCCTTGGGCTCTCAGGCATGTTTGGCCACACGATCAACTGGGCGGGAATCACTTACCGATGCCGCGGGGCGCGCGTCACCGGCCTAAAGCGGTAAACTGCTGCCTCCGTTTATGTCTGGTGGAAAGAGGGCGGCTTCGGCTGATGACGTTGCTCGACGTCATCCTCGTCGTCCCGCTTTTGGCGGCATGGCTCGTTTGGCTGGACCGTCCCGACAGGCCCGACACCGACTGATGATCCTGCCCGTCGTCGAAGACCTCGCCGTGATCCTCATCGGCGATCGGGAGTGGCCGTGCAGTTGGCTTCTTGGTCTCCGATACCCTTAAGCAGTTCCGTCTCGGACAGGGCCGCAAGCCATGACGCTTTGTCACTCCGACCATGCTGAGCCGGGTATCACCCACGGCGGCACCGGTCATCATCAATCACACGGCTCCAGCGCTGGCGGCGCGGTTCCTGGCCCTCGGAGTGTCGATCGACCTGCGTTATGCCCGCTTCTCGCCCACGCCACCCATGAGACGAAGCGCCGGCACCGCCCATGAGCCGTTCATGCGGGAGATGCTGAAGAATGTCGTCCAGATCGCGATAAACGAGATGGCTCCCGAATCACAATCGTGAACCGGCGGCGTTTTGGGGTGTCTACCATTGCCGCCGCATCAGCTGAGTTCGAAGGCTGAGTGCGGCATTTTTCCATGATCTGAGGCAGCCCGCCGCGCCGGGCCTCTCTGAGGATCTCGAGCCTGATGGCGGAGCACAGGTTAAGTTTCCCGGGCTGACTATCGATCTGTCCGATGAGGGTTTGAAGTGTCTCTTCTTTCAATCGGGCAAGCGTCCGTAGCCCGTCCCAGAACTCATCTTCCATGGAGATGGAGGTTTTGTGCCCCGCCAACGATATCGATCGTTTTCTGATCTGCGACGGGGCCGTTATGCGCCGGATCGGTGGAGGCATCGTTATCTC containing:
- a CDS encoding GNAT family N-acetyltransferase, whose amino-acid sequence is MSGVKVRQIDPATKADVRDWLQVPRIVHSGDPNFVDHGDGSEHHRLVKKHNPYLIIASVAFFVAYQKQKPVGRISAQFDPRLKDEDGGIIGQFGFADFIEDQRVADALVAAAASWLKAAGATTLRGPFNLSINQECGCLVEGFETPPAIMMPHARVWTGRMLERTGLVKAVDLHAWRVNPFMVPEKFLAYARREQDAHSIVSRPLRTKELRAEFDHMGRIFNDGWQDNWGFLPFSQPELDHLAKELKLIMRPDYGLFVEISGEPVAVMMALPNINELIAPFKGKLGLVNSLRLLWQLRRERARTARVLVLGIKQKYHGAGLGSAIVVTMLEQLVQRSRKFGLEWVEFSWVLENNEPARHILRMAGAQQTKTYRIYEAALADLGGS
- a CDS encoding CDP-alcohol phosphatidyltransferase family protein, which codes for MSDKVISSLTSAKERQLLNWLAERLPEAATPNMMTAIGAAGGVIAAGGYALSYFGRLWLMVTCFGLFLHWFGDSLDGTLARKRNIERPRFGMFLDQCVDIGTVTLIFFGLGLSPWVRFDVACLFIIGYLMLVSLSHLRSNVLGVYDIGYGGLGPTEGRLFLLAVTIVMMFIPPIVMHVWPVPMTSFDHVFIGMALWTMANFAIGARRVLKDLAVAEPPRTYRKDASCD
- a CDS encoding glycosyltransferase — protein: MSGFARFVGPEPVSFELIPYRGVDGDGPVYRATERPCWFTLKTDVPVSGGWVRIFYDSSLLETPERPVVRFEGRHDSTDHVLPAATFGRQSWIGFVPEGTTAVRVSPRSQVGWFGFRVAHIERLSLARMLALAASRNVGRTALAVLTTALMMRTAQRINLRVAVTGTPLSRYDEWRKANLRPIDPNGIDAIPTTRQPHIRVVVVNSGDALAEGPLVQSLQQQRYLHHSIVQAPPSIDDADIDVRQAVAADPELLKGLRSDDLIVAVPSDWCVPPTTLFAVANAAETEPDSPAFYGDDDELSEDGRHHSPRFRTAYDPLLASTGFYNSIPMFWRVACLTAKPGAGQTPKPLSRILFTRGGSGGRVKRAARSSPPRGLGEARRLPLVSIIIPTRNNHRLLARCIDAVKASDWPEFEVIVVDNGSDEKASLTYLRSLESDRCFKIVRDDGPFNFSRLCNMGAYIAAGALLVFLNNDVIADDPLWIRSMAHHALQPDIGAVGMKLLFGNGRLQHIGAVAGLTGLVGHIDVGLEPSQAGLLERNLLDHRVGAVTGACLMIRRSLFWSQNGFNEEAYPIEYNDIDLCYRLAERGFSNVVVARRHLTHLESYTRGKTAVNAYPLERRAFARDWNDMIRSDPYFHPALSLATHIPQLG
- a CDS encoding glycosyltransferase, with amino-acid sequence MIDGFIVAWLVMSLGATYAAWKYRQLMEQMGDPAQPAKALVIVPMKGQTPHTRAFLQSLLSQDHPDYRVVIAVESLADPAVAAADFATRGRPVGVKVVEAGLSADCGQKVWNLTRALDEIDAVDHLVVMADADVILPRTWLSNLNWAVIDQGQDIVTGYRLIVPASESLAARMLTSINLSFALVPRITGLTAAWGGTMAMRRETLEKLEIRRYWRNALSDDLQLTAAARDKGILVHTNRRTLLVTPWGGDISAFWSFGVRQFRIFRMNNPFLFLGLVAFQLLPILGWGSLIVGLASGSALALMTAPVMAFLALYRQRLRWRVVREACAGIWNVDERQPFFDAFGRPIWWPAFLALGLSGMFGHTINWAGITYRCRGARVTGLKR
- a CDS encoding SDR family NAD(P)-dependent oxidoreductase, whose translation is MATTGLASGRCQLSALGWLRSTEAGRPQIAASTLSTIPELRFDISRTIGDTSSVLPVRYRQSRRGPRGRTIKRHILITGASRGIGAGLARYYAAPDVQLTLLARSEEPLAAVAESCRRDGAIVRYHPVDVGDASTVAAIVTDTSHGPVTLLIANAGIGGSAAVAGPGGEHASDARAIGQVNFQGVINTVAPALAGFAERRSGQIAIIGSLAGVVPLPSSPAYSAAKAGVRAYAIALDRLMRKSGVRVTHIAPGFVATDMSASLAMDLPYLVPLDDAVRLIARAIDKRRQEFIFPWQLRLAAGVLSRLPDWLLVKILDQSQKNLER
- a CDS encoding ribbon-helix-helix domain-containing protein, with the protein product MPPPIRRITAPSQIRKRSISLAGHKTSISMEDEFWDGLRTLARLKEETLQTLIGQIDSQPGKLNLCSAIRLEILREARRGGLPQIMEKCRTQPSNSADAAAMVDTPKRRRFTIVIREPSRLSRSGRHSSASPA